In the Malus domestica chromosome 16, GDT2T_hap1 genome, one interval contains:
- the LOC139193075 gene encoding secreted RxLR effector protein 161-like — translation MKDLGKTRYCLALEIEHRLDGILVHQLNYTQKVLHCFNEDKVKLSGTPMVVRSLDTKRDPFHLNEDDEEILEPEVPYLSVIGTLLYLAQCTRPDISLAINLLARYNNAQTRRHWIGVKDIFCYLKGTTDLGLFYPYRSSSDATPLSRVNSRLVGYTDAGYLSDMHKACSQTGYVFTVW, via the coding sequence atgaaagatttaggaaagACTCGATATTGTCTTGCTCTTGAGATAGAGCACCGTttggatggaatcttagtacatcaattgaactacacccagaaggtgttgcactgctttaatgaggataaagtaaAGCTTTCGGGTACTCCTATGGTTGTTCGATCATTAGATacaaaacgagatcccttccatttgaatgaggatgatgaagagattttggagcctgaagttccttatctaagtgtgataggcactttattgtacttagctcaatgcactagacctgacATTTCCTTGGctattaatcttttggcaagatacaataATGCACaaacacgcagacattggattggtgttaaagacatcttttgctaccttaagggtaccacagatttgggcttgttctatccctacaGATCCTCAAGTGATGCCACCCCCTTATCTCGAGtcaattctcgccttgttggttatacCGACgcaggatacttatctgatatgcacaaggcgtgttctcaaacaggttatgtctttaccgtttgGTAA
- the LOC103402336 gene encoding glycine-rich cell wall structural protein 1 codes for MEMWRVILVLAFSSALLHATSARKVPGDDGHGSTTEHTMVVHASAPAAESPTGLRDKKCIFGGVGGFAGMGGFAGVGGVMPVLGGIGGGIGKVGGIGGGIGKVGGIGGVGGIGGGGLGGVGGVGGLGGAGGAGGLGGLGGAAGGGVGGAAGSGVGSGAGALLPHP; via the coding sequence ATGGAGATGTGGCGTGTCATTTTGGTGCTTGCTTTCTCATCAGCGCTACTGCATGCAACTAGTGCACGCAAGGTGCCTGGTGATGATGGTCATGGCAGCACAACTGAGCACACAATGGTTGTGCATGCAAGTGCACCAGCGGCAGAGTCACCTACTGGCCTTCGTGACAAGAAGTGCATCTTTGGCGGCGTTGGTGGGTTTGCAGGGATGGGAGGGTTTGCTGGAGTTGGCGGGGTGATGCCGGTTCTTGGTGGAATTGGTGGAGGTATTGGTAAAGTTGGTGGAATTGGTGGAGGGATTGGTAAAGTTGGTGGAATAGGAGGAGTAGGAggtattggtggtggtggtcttGGCGGAGTTGGCGGAGTTGGCGGATTAGGCGGTGCTGGTGGCGCTGGTGGTCTTGGTGGTCTTGGTGGTGCAGCTGGCGGTGGCGTTGGTGGTGCAGCTGGCAGTGGCGTTGGTAGTGGAGCTGGTGCCCTTCTTCCACATCCTTGA